From Pseudoalteromonas rubra, one genomic window encodes:
- a CDS encoding MlaC/ttg2D family ABC transporter substrate-binding protein, with amino-acid sequence MQLMLVALLAFSSLQSIAATDTQSNPYGLIKSVGDQLFVDISKLNTLEEVHKKAELKKLVREQLMPHIDIKYVSFKLLGKHVREIKREQAVTFIDAVEQYLANTYANALMSYKGQQVNFIEPVVSADSKFASVKSEIVEPNAPTIDIVFKFRKNKAGEWQVYDLVAESISLLSAKQKEITSRISEVGIDQVSKELVAKS; translated from the coding sequence TGGTGGCACTGCTGGCGTTTAGCAGCTTACAAAGCATTGCTGCCACGGATACACAAAGTAACCCTTACGGTTTGATAAAATCGGTTGGTGACCAATTATTTGTGGATATTAGCAAGCTCAATACCCTGGAAGAAGTGCACAAGAAGGCTGAGCTGAAAAAGTTGGTACGTGAGCAACTGATGCCACATATAGACATTAAATATGTGTCTTTTAAGTTGTTGGGTAAACATGTCCGTGAGATTAAGCGCGAACAGGCGGTGACCTTCATCGATGCCGTCGAGCAATATTTGGCAAACACCTATGCAAATGCGCTAATGAGCTATAAAGGTCAGCAGGTCAACTTTATTGAACCAGTTGTAAGCGCCGACAGTAAGTTTGCCTCTGTGAAGTCAGAAATTGTTGAACCGAATGCCCCAACTATCGACATTGTATTCAAGTTTCGTAAGAACAAAGCTGGAGAGTGGCAGGTGTATGACCTGGTTGCTGAGAGCATCTCATTGCTCAGCGCGAAGCAAAAAGAAATTACCTCACGGATCAGCGAAGTTGGTATCGATCAGGTAAGTAAAGAACTGGTGGCAAA